A section of the Festucalex cinctus isolate MCC-2025b chromosome 7, RoL_Fcin_1.0, whole genome shotgun sequence genome encodes:
- the dnase2 gene encoding deoxyribonuclease-2-alpha — MLKLLLLICCLPHGGAASPISCYNDRGDATDWFHMYKLPKEADAAPGFTYLLLDEGSAGWTPGRGTINDTDGALGRTLAPLYSQKQSAELAYVLYNDQDQPRRNHKGGHTKGALVLDKCQGFWLIHSTPVFPPPRQAGHYQFPDSGARYGQNFLCVTFPLERFAVIGEQLHINQPNVYDCHVPQSFAASLPALAAVCNKTHVVAPANRSVALTSKGGAQFVSFAKGAAFNDDLYKSWVSPTLQSDLLVQFWIHSGGVLPSDCSAGRKVLDVTRISPAGTPPFSNSKDHSKWAVSPRPATDDDGGGWMCVADINRNQAEEKRGGGALCRRHAAVWKAYRAAALDCQPCGDGGGGEDCGG, encoded by the exons atgttgaagctgctgctgctgatttGCTGCTTGCCACACGGGGGCGCCGCTTCCCCGATAAGTTGTTACAACGACCGTGGCGATGCCACCGACTG GTTTCACATGTACAAGCTGCCGAAGGAGGCCGACGCGGCGCCCGGTTTCACGTACTTGTTGCTGGACGAGGGCAGCGCCGGCTGGACGCCCGGCCGGGGGACCATCAACGACACGGACGGCGCGCTGGGCAGGACGCTCGCGCCACTCTACTCGCAAAAGCAA agCGCAGAATTAGCGTACGTCCTGTACAACGATCAGGATCAGCCAAGGCGGAATCACAAAGGTGGACACACAAAAG GCGCGCTTGTGCTGGACAAGTGTCAAGGTTTCTGGCTGATCCACAGCACGCCCGTCTTCCCTCCCCCGCGACAAGCTGGCCATTATCAGTTCCCCGACAGCGGCGCCCGTTACGGACAGAACTTCCTGTGCGTCACCTTCCCGCTGGAGCGCTTCGCCGTCATCG GCGAGCAGCTGCACATCAATCAGCCCAACGTGTACGACTGCCACGTCCCACAATCCTTTGCGGCCAGCTTGCCCGCGCTGGCCGCCGTGTGCAACAAAACGCACGTCGTCGCGCCCGCCAATCGCAGCGTCGCGCTCACATCCAAAGGCGGAGCCCAATTTGTCAGCTTTGCCAAAGGGGCCGCTTTCAACGACG ACCTCTACAAGTCGTGGGTGTCCCCCACCTTGCAGTCGGACCTCCTGGTCCAGTTCTGGATCCACTCGGGCGGCGTCCTGCCGTCCGACTGCAGCGCGGGCCGGAAGGTGCTGGACGTCACGCGCATCTCGCCGGCCGGAACGCCGCCCTTCAGCAACAGCAAGGACCACTCCAAGTGGGCCGTCAGTCCGCGGCCGGCGACggacgacgacggcggcggtTGGATGTGCGTGGCCGACATCAACCGCAACCAGGCCGAGGAGAAGCGCGGCGGCGGCGCGCTCTGTCGCCGCCACGCAGCCGTATGGAAAGCGTACCGGGCCGCCGCGCTCGACTGTCAGCCGTGTGgagacggcggcggcggggaggaTTGCGGTGGATAA
- the gpsm3 gene encoding uncharacterized protein gpsm3 isoform X2: MFVTSSRPRDRAGEEEEAGDPMANAHVAEGATRTEAVDHISKDEDDEGERLREESHEVRRRLFELCAEDAQQVAADFPESLYELLCAMQEGRRLNDQRCSFMLDGGMRRRCHSEPNIAKTGHRVIFSSMTSLQREEFFELVARAQARRLDEQRAQLQQLQRSPRAKRKGRSFRGSFKQLSLARRAPKMPAKEELYHMILTTQAQGRLEEQRSRAPGPMDDDDFFSLLLRVQGGRMDEQRTQLPCMLQT; encoded by the exons GCTGGAGATCCGATGGCGAACGCGCACGTGGCCGAAGGTGCGACCCGGACGGAGGCGGTCGACCACATTTCCAAAGACGAGGACGACGAAGGAGAGCGGCTGCGGGAGGAAAGTCACGAGGTTCGGCGCCGCTTGTTCGAGCTCTGCGCCGAGGATGCGCAACAG GTGGCGGCGGACTTCCCGGAGTCGCTGTACGAACTGCTGTGCGCCATGCAGGAGGGCCGACGCCTCAACGACCAGCGCTGCTCCTTCATGCTGGACGGCGGCATGAGGCGGCGATGCCACTCCGAGCCCAACATCGCTAAGACGGGGCACAGGG TGATCTTCTCGTCCATGACGTCGCTGCAGCGCGAGGAGTTTTTCGAGCTGGTGGCGCGTGCGCAGGCTCGCCGCCTGGACGAGCAGCGGGCGCAACTGCAGCAGCTGCAGCGCTCGCCGCGCGCCAAGCGGAAAGGGCGGAGCTTCCGGGGGAGCTTCAAGCAGCTGTCGCTGGCCAGGCGGGCCCCCAAGATGCCCGCCAAGGAGGAGCTCTACCACATGATCCTCACCACGCAG gccCAAGGGCGGCTGGAGGAGCAGCGCAGTCGAGCTCCGGGCCCCATGGACGACGACGACTTCTTCTCGCTGCTGCTCAGGGTCCAGGGGGGCCGCATGGACGAACAGAGGACTCAACTGCCTTGCATGCTGCaaacatga
- the gpsm3 gene encoding uncharacterized protein gpsm3 isoform X1: protein MFVTSSRPRDRAGEEEEAGDPMANAHVAEGATRTEAVDHISKDEDDEGERLREESHEVRRRLFELCAEDAQQQVAADFPESLYELLCAMQEGRRLNDQRCSFMLDGGMRRRCHSEPNIAKTGHRVIFSSMTSLQREEFFELVARAQARRLDEQRAQLQQLQRSPRAKRKGRSFRGSFKQLSLARRAPKMPAKEELYHMILTTQAQGRLEEQRSRAPGPMDDDDFFSLLLRVQGGRMDEQRTQLPCMLQT from the exons GCTGGAGATCCGATGGCGAACGCGCACGTGGCCGAAGGTGCGACCCGGACGGAGGCGGTCGACCACATTTCCAAAGACGAGGACGACGAAGGAGAGCGGCTGCGGGAGGAAAGTCACGAGGTTCGGCGCCGCTTGTTCGAGCTCTGCGCCGAGGATGCGCAACAG CAGGTGGCGGCGGACTTCCCGGAGTCGCTGTACGAACTGCTGTGCGCCATGCAGGAGGGCCGACGCCTCAACGACCAGCGCTGCTCCTTCATGCTGGACGGCGGCATGAGGCGGCGATGCCACTCCGAGCCCAACATCGCTAAGACGGGGCACAGGG TGATCTTCTCGTCCATGACGTCGCTGCAGCGCGAGGAGTTTTTCGAGCTGGTGGCGCGTGCGCAGGCTCGCCGCCTGGACGAGCAGCGGGCGCAACTGCAGCAGCTGCAGCGCTCGCCGCGCGCCAAGCGGAAAGGGCGGAGCTTCCGGGGGAGCTTCAAGCAGCTGTCGCTGGCCAGGCGGGCCCCCAAGATGCCCGCCAAGGAGGAGCTCTACCACATGATCCTCACCACGCAG gccCAAGGGCGGCTGGAGGAGCAGCGCAGTCGAGCTCCGGGCCCCATGGACGACGACGACTTCTTCTCGCTGCTGCTCAGGGTCCAGGGGGGCCGCATGGACGAACAGAGGACTCAACTGCCTTGCATGCTGCaaacatga
- the gpsm3 gene encoding uncharacterized protein gpsm3 isoform X3 — MANAHVAEGATRTEAVDHISKDEDDEGERLREESHEVRRRLFELCAEDAQQQVAADFPESLYELLCAMQEGRRLNDQRCSFMLDGGMRRRCHSEPNIAKTGHRVIFSSMTSLQREEFFELVARAQARRLDEQRAQLQQLQRSPRAKRKGRSFRGSFKQLSLARRAPKMPAKEELYHMILTTQAQGRLEEQRSRAPGPMDDDDFFSLLLRVQGGRMDEQRTQLPCMLQT, encoded by the exons ATGGCGAACGCGCACGTGGCCGAAGGTGCGACCCGGACGGAGGCGGTCGACCACATTTCCAAAGACGAGGACGACGAAGGAGAGCGGCTGCGGGAGGAAAGTCACGAGGTTCGGCGCCGCTTGTTCGAGCTCTGCGCCGAGGATGCGCAACAG CAGGTGGCGGCGGACTTCCCGGAGTCGCTGTACGAACTGCTGTGCGCCATGCAGGAGGGCCGACGCCTCAACGACCAGCGCTGCTCCTTCATGCTGGACGGCGGCATGAGGCGGCGATGCCACTCCGAGCCCAACATCGCTAAGACGGGGCACAGGG TGATCTTCTCGTCCATGACGTCGCTGCAGCGCGAGGAGTTTTTCGAGCTGGTGGCGCGTGCGCAGGCTCGCCGCCTGGACGAGCAGCGGGCGCAACTGCAGCAGCTGCAGCGCTCGCCGCGCGCCAAGCGGAAAGGGCGGAGCTTCCGGGGGAGCTTCAAGCAGCTGTCGCTGGCCAGGCGGGCCCCCAAGATGCCCGCCAAGGAGGAGCTCTACCACATGATCCTCACCACGCAG gccCAAGGGCGGCTGGAGGAGCAGCGCAGTCGAGCTCCGGGCCCCATGGACGACGACGACTTCTTCTCGCTGCTGCTCAGGGTCCAGGGGGGCCGCATGGACGAACAGAGGACTCAACTGCCTTGCATGCTGCaaacatga